One Podarcis raffonei isolate rPodRaf1 chromosome 3, rPodRaf1.pri, whole genome shotgun sequence genomic region harbors:
- the GREM2 gene encoding gremlin-2, with protein MAQDFDINSLLRMIWKLAFSLFLVSTLVQVSETRKNRPAGAIPSPYKDSRSNNSERRQHLHKEVLASSQEALVVTERKYLKSDWCKTQALRQTVSEEGCLSRTIINRFCYGQCNSFYIPRHVKKEEESFQSCAFCKPQKVTSFTVELECPELDPPFRLKKIQKVKQCRCMSVNLSSAGKQRK; from the coding sequence GATGATTTGGAAACTAGCTTTCTCCTTGTTTCTTGTGTCTACTCTGGTTCAAGtgtcagaaaccaggaagaatcGCCCTGCAGGAGCCATCCCCTCCCCGTACAAAGATAGCAGAAGCAACAACTCGGAGCGGCGGCAGCATCTGCACAAAGAGGTGCTGGCCTCCAGCCAGGAGGCCCTGGTTGTCACAGAGAGGAAGTACCTGAAAAGTGACTGGTGCAAAACGCAGGCCCTGAGGCAGACAGTCAGCGAGGAGGGCTGCCTCAGCCGCACCATCATCAACCGCTTCTGCTACGGGCAGTGCAACTCCTTCTATATCCCTCGCCACGTGAAAAAAGAGGAGGAGTCATTTCAGTCCTGCGCTTTCTGCAAGCCCCAGAAGGTGACCTCCTTCACAGTGGAGCTAGAATGCCCTGAACTAGACCCACCTTTCCGACTTAAGAAAATCCAGAAAGTCAAGCAATGTCGGTGCATGTCTGTGAACCTGAGCAGCGCAGGCAAGCAGCGAAAGTGA